Genomic DNA from Patescibacteria group bacterium:
TTATCTTTGTTCAGTCGCCACTTCACGGCAAGTTCCCACTTGAGGTCAGCCTTAACCAGAACTCGTCTTTGACCGTTGTCAGACTTACTCTAGCTGCACATCCGATTATCGGTTCTGGTCCTGGAACCTTTGGTATTGATTTTAATCGATTTGCACCGCCCGAACTGAACTCGAGTTTATTTTGGGATACGCGTTTTAGTTCAGGCATGAGCGAATTCTTTACTCTACTCGCAACACACGGTGTCCTCGGCTTTATTGCTTTGTTACTCTTTCCTTTGGCGCTTGGCTTGTTTGCCTTCAGAACGGTCGTGTCAACTCGCACCGACTGGCATCGGGTGCTCCCGCCGCTTGTCGGGGGAATCACTTTACTCGGCGCTTTCTTCTTATTTGCTTACACAGTTACCACGGTATTTATTTTGATGATTTTCGCTGCCTGGATCGCTGCCATAACTTTGCCGCCGAGCCGAGACGTCTCACATGCCCATTCGCCTCGCTTGGCCTTGGTGTCGAGTTTTGGTGTTTTGCTTGGCAGTGTTGGCATTTTGGTCGCGGTATTCGTTTCACTTACCCGTTACGGTGCAGAGATAGCTTTTGCTAAAGCAGTTGCCAGAGATAGGGAGGGCGGTGAGGCCATGGAGATCATAAAGCTGCTCAATACGGCCGCTACATTAAATGGCCGTAATGACGGGTATTATAGAAATTTGTCCAACGCACTGTTAATTCAAACTTCCAAAGTAGCCGCTGATACTAAGGCTGATCCAGCAGTTATTCAGAGTTATCTCGCCTCAAGCGTGAATGCTGCCGTCATGGCTGCGAATATTGGGCCAAACGATGTAGCTAACTTCCAGATGCTTTGCACTGTTTACCGAGAATTTTCGTCAGTGGTGAAAGATGCTAATAATCATGCTATTTCTACCTGCGAAAAAGCCGTCACTCTAGCTCCTAACAATCCTAAATATCTAGTAGACGTGGCTCGCACGTACATAGTTCGCGTAGATTTATTGAACGCGTTGGCTAACGGCGATGATAAGGAGGTTGCCAAGACAGCTAAAGACGCGCAGGCCGAGGCATTGACTAAGGCTGGAGATGCACTCTCTAAGGCCATCGAGTTAAAGGGTGATTACGCGTCGGCTCGTTACTACTCAGCTTTTGTTGAGGAGCGAAAGGGCAACCTGGCTGCCGCTATCCAAAGCATGGAGGTAGCCCGCGCTCTTAACCAGAAGGATGTTGGGGTTAGTATTCAACTATCGCTTTTGTACTTGCGCCAGGGCAAAAATGATTTAGCCGAGAAAGAACTATTGCGCGCATTAGATCTTGATCCCAAGAATGATAACCTAAAGTGGTATCTCTCGGTGGCCTATGAGGCTAAAGGAGAAAAAGAGAAGGCAATTAATCTTTTACAGGATCTCGTAAAGACTAACCCGGATAACGAGACGGTTAAAACCAGACTTGAAAAACTTCAGAAGAACGAGCCGGCACCAAAACCCGTGATACCAGAACCGATCGAACCAACGCTTCCACCAGCGGAAAGCACGGCACCGTCAGCCCCAGTGACTCCGTAATTTGCTGATTTCCCTAAAAATAACACCCCGTCGGTTTAGGCCGGCGGGGTTTCACGATTTCACGGTTTCACGATGATGGCGACCAGTTCGTCGTAGAAGAGTTGGAGCGCGTCCATGAACTCTTTGGTGCCCTGCTTCACATGCGTGAAAGCATTGTCGCTGTGCGGAACGATCATGAGCGCGCTCCGGAGCTTGAGCCCGTGGACCGCCGCGGCAGAGTACTCGGCGTAGTGTTTGCGCAAGTACTCCAACTCTGATAGACGCACCCCGTACTTTTTGCTTTTCACGAAGGCGTTGATTTGTCCCGGAATGATGTGGTGGTCAGTCATGACGTCGAGCGCCAGGTAGGCGCCGAGCGATTTATAGACGCACGCGTGGTCCTCGTAGTCCCGGTTAACAAAGATGGCTTCCATCTGCTGAATGGCCGGGGTTATGGTCTCACGGAAGATGACGGGTTTTCCAAGAAGCCGCTTGGCCATATCCTGGTACAGCGCGCCGTGTTGTCGTTCGTTCTCCCGTACCTTCTCAATGACGAGGGCGATTTCATCAAGCTCGTGATAGCGGAGGTTGCTCGGCATGGAGAACACGTTACGCGCGAGTGCGCAGAAGTGAGCCACGTGGCAGAGCCAGGCCTCCAGTTTTTCTGGCGGCGGCCTTCCTTGTGCCAGCAGGATAAAGACCAGATGGCGGTTGACTGGGTGCTCTTCAATCAGCGCCACGAGTGGTTCAACGAAGCTGGTGTCCTGGTTGTTGTTCAAATCTCCTCCCGCGTAGATTATTCAAGTAAAACAGCGAATAGTCAAGAAAACAGGGGCAATGACGTGCAGAAAAAAAAGACCCACAGCGATGCGTCGCTGCGAGTCATACTCATTACGGTTTTTTTGTGGTTGCTCTCCGTTTGAATCCATCCTTTGGCCAGTCAGTGATCTTGAGTATGGAACAGGCTGTTTGCCATTCGGGGTTCACTCCGTCTGGTGACTGCTCAACCATGGCGAGCAGCATTTCGACCACATGCTTGGGCAGCGGGCGTTTCCCATGTAAGAATTTGGAGAGTTCTGTTGGGCTAGCTCCTACCTGTTTAGCGATTCTATAGTGCTGGTCAATTCGTCTCAGATACTCGGCCAGTACTTTGAGTGCATGTTCCAGAGAACCCTTTGGATCGCCACAGACCACTGGTCCTACCCGGGTAGGCGGATGGTGGTTGGTCCGTTGTTTTCGGAGCATCACGGACACAGTGGCGGACCTCCCGACCACCAGGCAGCGAAAGACGTGTTGAACCATCTTCTCGCACGCGGCCTGAGCGGCTGCCTCCATGTTCTTCAAGTCAGCGTCTTTGGGAACATTCACCGTTAGTTCATGCCTGAACTGCGCGAACCCCCTCTGTTCGAAATCAAAAGATAGCTCCTCATCTTTCATGCCATCTCCCTATTTTGATTGAAACCTAGCTATAGTTAGCAAAATTATTGGTCCGCGTCAAGAAATTGGTATATTTTCATATAATTCTTTATCATCTTGGCACTATGCTAAACGTCGGTATTGTTGGCCTCCCGAACGTGGGAAAGTCGACCCTCTTCACAGCCCTTACAAAAAAGCAGGTAGACTGCGCTAATTTTCCTTTCTGTACTATCGAGCCGAATGTCGGCGTAGTTGAAGTACCGGACACGAGAGTAGATGTACTGGCTGAGATTTCAAAAACGACTAAGAAGATTAAAGCAGCGATCGAGTTTGTCGATATCGCGGGACTCGTAAAGGGAGCGCACAAGGGGGAAGGACTTGGTAACAAGTTTTTGGCGAATATCCGAGAGGTGGACATGATTGTTCATGTAGTTCGATCTTTCGTGAACAACGATGTCATTCACGTTGACGGATCCGTCGATCCCGCACGCGATGTAGAAGTGATCGAGCTCGAACTGGCCATGGCTGATCACGCTACGGTCCAGAAACTCCTCGACAACGTGAACAATAAGATGAAGGGCGGAAAGAATACTGACCTCGCACCGCAGGCTTCGGCGCTACAAAAGTGGTTCGATGCATTGAGTCAGGGTCAGATGGCGTTGTCGGTCGAACTCACGGATGAGGAAAAGGAAGCGGTTTCGACAATCCAGTTGCTAACGAATAAACCAATTTTGTACGTTGTAAATTCTGACGAAGAGTCCGCTAAAGATCCAAACTGGGTGTCACCGCTTGGTCCGAATAGACTCGCGGTTCCTATTTCGGTAAAGATCGAAGCAGAACTCGCAGGACTGCCACCAGAAGAAGCAAAAGAAATGCTCGACGCGCTCGGGATGACTGAATCCGGACTCGATAAAGTAATTAAAAAGTGTTACGAGTTACTTGATCTCATTACTTTCCTCACAACCGGTGAAGTCGAGACGCGTGCCTGGACAGTCCACCGCGGTGCCAAGGCTCCAGAAGCTGCTGGCGTGATTCACACGGACTTTACAAAGAACTTTATTCGCGCCGAAGTAATTTCTTACCAGGACTTTGTGGATTGTGGTGGCGAGTCTGGGGCGAGAGACAAGGGAAAGTTGAGAGTTGAAGGCAAGGAATACGTGATGCAAGATGGAGACGTTTGTCACTTTAGAATCGGAGCATAAAAAAGACCCGCCACCCAGCTATTGTCGGGTAGGCTGGTTTTAGGTGGTGATATACCACAGATTTTATCTAATATTAGCTATATTATCAGGTATTTTAGTGGACAAAAGGCTGTTTTTATGCTATAGTCCTTGGTTCGGTTTTTTTCTGGGATATTCCTAGGAATGGGCCGAAGAACAAGCGAATTCTTTCCCAATCACAAGAGAGGTGACTCATGTCGCAGCAGGAACAGCAGAATAACACCGGCGCAAAGACCCGCCCGATCCAGCCCCGCATCAACACCCGTTGCGGTGTGAACATGGATACGGCCTTTTCGGTCGCGCTCGTCGGGTGTTTGGTCCCGGAGTTTGAGAACGCGGAGATTTTCTTCCGCGACGCCGGCTGGAGCTGGCAGATGGGTCCCATGGAAGTGGCCATCGATCTCGACGCGGGTGGCGTGAGCTTCATGGCCGAGCCGGACTCCGAGGG
This window encodes:
- a CDS encoding tetratricopeptide repeat protein, with translation MSHKIGVFLLKLSRILWCSAAILVPLVMFPWTTDHFDFNKAFVLVILGTGIAASSFFGMALTKSLRVKMHPVLLLPAIFLLVTALSSVFSLDQATSFIGEGGQEHTSLLMGIFLYILLLLGAIFLEDEGFQKSLSSALLVGSAITGALTLVTFVGISIPPFQNTVGVPTAFAVYMITMTMFGTCVFLTEMGQETKAKSWAMKISFALTALATALTLIAFDSILLWALVIVSTLALFTFVFARPELLQKTAILAVPGLFLSLAIVFIFVQSPLHGKFPLEVSLNQNSSLTVVRLTLAAHPIIGSGPGTFGIDFNRFAPPELNSSLFWDTRFSSGMSEFFTLLATHGVLGFIALLLFPLALGLFAFRTVVSTRTDWHRVLPPLVGGITLLGAFFLFAYTVTTVFILMIFAAWIAAITLPPSRDVSHAHSPRLALVSSFGVLLGSVGILVAVFVSLTRYGAEIAFAKAVARDREGGEAMEIIKLLNTAATLNGRNDGYYRNLSNALLIQTSKVAADTKADPAVIQSYLASSVNAAVMAANIGPNDVANFQMLCTVYREFSSVVKDANNHAISTCEKAVTLAPNNPKYLVDVARTYIVRVDLLNALANGDDKEVAKTAKDAQAEALTKAGDALSKAIELKGDYASARYYSAFVEERKGNLAAAIQSMEVARALNQKDVGVSIQLSLLYLRQGKNDLAEKELLRALDLDPKNDNLKWYLSVAYEAKGEKEKAINLLQDLVKTNPDNETVKTRLEKLQKNEPAPKPVIPEPIEPTLPPAESTAPSAPVTP
- the ychF gene encoding redox-regulated ATPase YchF, with protein sequence MLNVGIVGLPNVGKSTLFTALTKKQVDCANFPFCTIEPNVGVVEVPDTRVDVLAEISKTTKKIKAAIEFVDIAGLVKGAHKGEGLGNKFLANIREVDMIVHVVRSFVNNDVIHVDGSVDPARDVEVIELELAMADHATVQKLLDNVNNKMKGGKNTDLAPQASALQKWFDALSQGQMALSVELTDEEKEAVSTIQLLTNKPILYVVNSDEESAKDPNWVSPLGPNRLAVPISVKIEAELAGLPPEEAKEMLDALGMTESGLDKVIKKCYELLDLITFLTTGEVETRAWTVHRGAKAPEAAGVIHTDFTKNFIRAEVISYQDFVDCGGESGARDKGKLRVEGKEYVMQDGDVCHFRIGA